The Paenibacillus sp. G2S3 region AGATAGAATTAGCAAGCAGAAAGAAAATGCACTCCGCGCTGCTTATCGCTGGTTTGGTGAAGAGAAGCCGAATGAAGAGATTTTTGCAGGCTTGTCTCCTAAGGAATTGGACGATGTACAGCTGCTCGGTCGCCGTTTACTAAAGGAAGCTCGAGTGCTAGAGCCGTTTGAACGTCTTCCTCTAGCCTTCTACTACACCAGTGAGCGTGAGAGTGGTCCGCTGGATTATGACGCATTACTGGAGTTAGTTAAGTATAAAGCGGGTACCGATAAGGATGTTATCTATCGATTCTTTGCATGGTCCCAAGGGAATTCTTTATTTGCGATATCCAATAAAAAGCTTTATCCGGGTTACCGCCGGGCGATTCTGAAGTATTTCCAGAGCAGTGACCGCGAAGCCTTCAAGAATCGTGATTTCCGCAAAAGCTATGTCGCTACCGCTCGGCCTGCTCTACAAAATGTCTATAATGAAGCTCGCTCCCAGCTCGCTTCCCCGCTGGCGCGCTGGATCAGCCGCAGTCGATTTCGACTCCTGATCTCCGGTTCCATTACTGGTATTCTGGTGATTATTGCAATTATCGTATTCAGTATGCTACGTCCGGAAGATCATAAGACGGCCCTGCCTGGGACAACCCCTGAGCCGACACCTGTTCAGAGTCCAGGTAGTATGCTTCCTCCGGCTTCCGTTTACCTGAAGGATCTAGCTACAGAAGAAGATAAAGGAAGCAGTGTATTGGTGTTTACGTTTGCCAAAGCGGATGATTGTGTGCAATTTAATCCGACGGAAATTAGTCTGATGACTTCATCCAATGTGGTGGATAAGAGCTTTAAGGTCACTGCTAGCCATGGAACTTGTCCAGTTCCGTCAGCGGATGCCACAGGCACTACTGCTGAAACGGCTGAAGGTGCGGACGCTACTAACGCAGGAGCCGATGCCACACCGTCTCCAACGCCTTCATCTGATGCGGAGAATAACACAGTGGAGCCATCCGCAACAGCTGTCACAGAAGGGGGACAGCCATCCTATCAGGTGGAGGTTACCTTAGAACCGGGCGCGACCATCGTAGAGAAAAGTATGATCAAGGCGGGGAGATTTACATTGATTGTAGATCCCGCTCCAAAGGATACACCGGATGTTAACGCAAGTGCTGAACCTTCGCCAACTGCAAGTCCAGAAGGAACAGCTGAATAAAGGAATTTCTGATCAGCAGGCCGATACCGAAAGGTTTGGTTCTGCTGTTCTTTTTTTTGTTACTCATACAAAGCTTTTCTATAGACATGCTATGTATTAATAGATATGATTATGAAAATAAGGTAATACCGCCCTTCATAGGGCGGTCTTTATGTTGTGCGCTCTTATTTTATGTAGTATCCATTCCTTTTATAGAAAGAGGTTGAACAATGAAGAAAATAGTCACCTCCAAGTTTTTTGTACTTGGACTGGCCATATTCATGGTCATTTCAATTTTAGGAACATCTCTTGCTCCGGCAGGAACCATCTTCGCAGAGGCAGGTGTTAGCACCGGACTAGATGAATCTAGCGATGCAGCTGCTCAGGCGGAGCGAATTAATGTTGCGGATGCGACCTATACAGCTGCAGAATTTATTCTAAAGGGTGGCGTGCAGTCGGATTGGCAAGCGATTGGGCTAGCTCAAGCAGGATATAAACTGCCTGCGAGTTACAGCCTATCCCTTGAGAAAAAGGTGAAGGATGCAGAGGGGAATTTCGCAAACGTCACGGATTATGCGAGAATCGTACTCGCAGTAAGAGCAATTGGTGCTGATCCTACCAACTTTGCTGGAAGCGGAACAACGCCTGGTTATAACTTAATAGAGAAGATCTATAATCATGACAAAATCAGTGGACAGACACTTAATAATCCAGTATATGCTTTGCTCGCACTGGACTCAGGTAAATATAACATTCCATATAACGCGAAATGGACAGCGGATAAGCTCATTGCTGAGATTCTCTCCAAGCAAAATCAAGATGGTGGCTTTGCCTTAACGACAGGCGCTAGTGAACCTGATATGACAGCGATAGCTTTGACCGCTCTAGCGGCACATAAGCGTAATCCAGAAGCTTACACAGCAGGGCTACAAGCCGTATCTTGGCTATCTAATGCTCAGGATAGTCATGGAGGTTACGGAGATAGTGCTGAGAGCGCAGCGCAAGCTATTCTAGGTCTCACATCCTTCGGTGTAGATCCAAGTGGATTAGAATACACCAAGAATAAAGTAAATCTGATCGGTAACCTGCTGAGCTACCGTCTCGCTGACGGCAGTTTCGCTCATAGCCGTGGCGGAAGCAGCAATATTCTAGCTACAGAGCAAGGCCTTCAGGCGCTTGTAGCCTACAATCTACTCTATAAAGGCAGCAACAGCAAGTTGTACGATTTTTCTAAGTCATCCGTTCAGAATGCCTTAATCTATGCACCTGTCACTGTAGAGGGTCCTAAGAGTACTCTAGTAAAGGGATATGGATACGCCAGCAACGTGCTTGGTGCACTAGAGAAGTTGGCTCTTCAGACGAACCTGAAGATCACGAATCCTTCCGGTGCTTATGTCACAGGAATCGGAAACATTCCGGCCGGAAGCTACGGCGGCTATGACGGATGGATGTATGCCGTATCCCGTAACGGTCAATGGATCAATCCTGATGTTGGAATGAGTGATTTTGCGCTTAAAGATTCAGATCAGGTGCTGGTTTATTATGCTGGAGATGATACTAAACTTGTAGATTCGGTAACGGTGTCCAAACCAAGCCCTAAAGAGGGCGATTCTTTTACTATAGTAGTGACTAGTAAGACATGGAAATGGGACGCTGTAACGAATACGTCCTCCCCGGTTACCGCCAAAGCTTCTGGCGTTCAGGTCCAAATTGGAAATCGCATCGTAACAACGAATGCTAAAGGCGAGGCGTTATTCTCAGGGAATGTTCCAGCAGGTGATTATAAGCTGACTGTAACAGGCTATCGTGATGGAAAAGCGCCATCGATAGCTAAATATACTCAAGATCTAAAGGTGATTCCTAAGAATGTAACGGCTTCACTTACCGTTGAGGGTCCGCAACGACTGATCGGTGAGGGGACTTTAAAGGCTTCCAATGCGCTTGAAGCTTTGCAGCAATTGGGGTCTTCCAATGATTTTAAAGTAGATATCACGAAATCGTCGTATGGTAATTTTGTATCAGGCATTCATGGAATTACACAAGGTCTTTATGATGGCTGGTGGAGCTTCGTAGTATGGCGTAGCGGTGAATGGATCTATCCAAGTGTGGGTATGGACGCTTTTGAATTACAGGAATCCGACCGCGTTCTTGTATATTATGCCGGAGAAACCACGCAGGTTGTTGATACTGCGGTTGTCTCCTCTGCACAACCGAAGCCGGGTGAAGCTTTCACAGTAACTGTTTCTCAGAAAAAATGGGTGTGGAATAAGGATACCTTTACTTCCGATCCAGTGACTTCTCCAGCCGCTGGCGTGCAGGTCTCGATCGGGGATAAGAAGGCAATCACAAATGCTAAGGGTGTAGCTGCTTTTGACGAAGGTCTGCCAGCGAATACCTATACGATTGTTGTAACCGGGTATGCTAAAGATAGTGTGCCTAGTGTGGCGCGTTATACTCAGTCACTAAACATTGCTTCAGATGTTATTGCTCCCGCTAAAGCTACTGCTACCCTTTCGGTCATTGGGAATAGCAAGAAGGGCACGATTCTGAACAGTACAACCGTATCGCTAAAAGAAGGTGAAACGGCTTATAGCTTACTGAGCAGTCAATTGGGCGATAAGGTAGTAACATCCGGAAACGCTGGTAGTAAATACGTGAAATCTATAGATGGTTTAGCTGAATTTGATGGCGGACCTAGCAGTGGATGGAAGTATAAGACGAATAGAGATTCTGATCCAAGTATAAGTGCAGACAGCTACATTTTAGAGAACGGTGATACGGTATATTGGTACTATTCATCGGGTGAATAAGTACGATTGATTATTCGTAAGACGGGCACTGCGATTCGGAGTATTAGCGGATCGAGTGTCCGTTTTTATTTTCTTTCGTTGCAATATTTGACAAAAGAAACTTTTTTTCGACAATTTTATTCATAATTTTATTAAAAATCATCAAACAATTCACCTCTCTAACCGATAAAAATAGATAGTGAGTTAGATTATGTGAAGGCGGAATGCAGATGAAGAATATGAAAGTGAAGTACAAAATTGGAATTCTTTTGGTATTTTCTGTAGTCATGTTGAACATCGTGGGGGTAACTGGCTTTATCACCATGGACAAAATGACCCAAAAAACAAAAGAGACGTACAATGAAAACTTGTTGCCAATTTCTTACGTGGGGCAAATGCGTACAAATAATCGGGCCATTGAAGCCTTTCTTTTGGAGCGTTTGATTAGCGTTGATGCAAACAAGAACAAAGATTTGTTAGAGAGCATTAAGGGGAAAGTTCAGGAAAATAATGATCTATTGAACAAGCTGAAGACCGTCCAGTACAATGATAGTGCCATTTTGAGTAAAATAAAGGAATATGAGTCCTCCTTAACAGACTATCGTGCACAAAGGGACAGTATTATTCAGATTGCCGATAGCAAAGGTAGACAAGAGGCCTTTCAAGTATTCACGGGGGATTTTAGTATTTCTCGTGAGAAAATGATCAATATGCTTAAAGGAATAAGCGATTCGTTGCTAAAGGGAGCTGGAGATTATAATTTAGAGTCCACTGCTACCGCTGAAAGAATGAAGACTAAAAGTTTAGTGTTGATATCGTTCTCTTGGATCATTTGTATCGTGCTTAGTGTTGCAATCATTCGACTGATTACGAAACCTCTTAAGGAACTGCAAGGTTTAATGAAGCGGGCGGAAGATGGAGATTTAACCGTCACAGCAACGTATACCGCTAAGGATGAAATCGGCCAAATTAATAACTCATTTAACAATATGCTGGAGAGCTTACGGAAGATGATGCAAGGCATTGCGGAGAGTGCAGAGTTGTTATCAGCCTCATCGCAAGAGATGAGCGCTAGTGCTGAGCAGACCTCACTGGCTTCGCAAATGATCGCCGAATCTTCAGGTGAGATTGCAGCGGGGTTTGATGAACAGACGGAAAGCATTAATCGTACTTCTCAGTCTATACAAGCTATGACTAATAATATTTCGGCCGTAGAAAGTAGCAGTTTTGAAATGTCCGACCTTATGGGAGTCGCTTCTGGTTCAACAGATCGAGGGGTAATCGCCGTAGATAACATCATTGAACAGATGAAGGAAATCGACTCCGGCGTATCTCAGAGCCAAGAGATCATTAGTAACCTTGGGCAGCTGTCTCAGGATATAAATACAATTATTACTACAATTAACGGAATTGCAACACAGACAAACTTGCTAGCGCTTAATGCTTCTATCGAAGCAGCGAGAGCTGGAGAACATGGACGTGGCTTTGCTGTAGTTGCTGGAGAAATTCGGGGTCTTGCAGAAGCGACGCGAAACAGTTCACTGAAGGTAACAGATATTATTACGCATATTCAAAAGCAAACTGAAAAAGCAGTAGAATCAATGGCTTCAGGCTCTGAGCTAGTCTCTAACGGAGTAGCTCAAAGTCAGCTCGTATCTCAAGCGTTTCATGAGATTCAAAGTTCTATTAAAGAAGCAACACTGCAGACGGAAGAGATTAGAGAGGCGGTTGCGCATGTCTCCTTAGAGTCACAAGGTGTAGCGGCAGCAATGGAACAGGTCAATGCTATATCCAATAGAGGGGCAGTGGGTGTTCAGGACACTAGCGCAGCTAGTCAGCAGCAACTGTCTGCTATGGAGGAAATGTCCGCATCCGCTCAGTATTTAGCGGTGCTGGCGGAAGATTTACAGAAGACTTTAGCACGATTTAGATTATAACGCGAATTGAAAAAAAAGGACGTCCCAGAGCCATTTAGGCTTTGGAGACGTCCTTTTGTGTGTTATTAAATGGAATTAAGCATACCAGCCCCATACGAAGATGAAGAGCGTACCAAAGATCGTAACTAAGCCAACAAATAAGGCATAGGCGATATTGATATAAAGTTCTTTCTTGGTATCCGCTGATTCTCCAATATGCATGAACAGGAAGAGCTGCAAGGAAGCCTGAATGAGCGCTGTAACAAGCAGGATAGCCATGTTCGCAGTATTGGATAGATCAAGGTAGATTACAGCAAGTGCAGCCACAGAAAGGACAAGAGAGGCTAAGAAACCCATCACATGGCGAATTGGAAACAGTTGCTTCATCATGCTACATCAGTCCTTTCAGATAGACGAAGCTGAAAATAAAGATCCAGACAACGTCCAAGAAATGCCAGTACAGCGAGAAGATAAAGGATTTATTGGCCGTAGCCGGAGTAATACCTTGACGCTTCAACTGGATTAGAATAGCTGCACCCCAGAGGAACCCGAACGATACGTGAGCTCCGTGAGTTCCTAGCA contains the following coding sequences:
- a CDS encoding DUF4430 domain-containing protein, encoding MKKIVTSKFFVLGLAIFMVISILGTSLAPAGTIFAEAGVSTGLDESSDAAAQAERINVADATYTAAEFILKGGVQSDWQAIGLAQAGYKLPASYSLSLEKKVKDAEGNFANVTDYARIVLAVRAIGADPTNFAGSGTTPGYNLIEKIYNHDKISGQTLNNPVYALLALDSGKYNIPYNAKWTADKLIAEILSKQNQDGGFALTTGASEPDMTAIALTALAAHKRNPEAYTAGLQAVSWLSNAQDSHGGYGDSAESAAQAILGLTSFGVDPSGLEYTKNKVNLIGNLLSYRLADGSFAHSRGGSSNILATEQGLQALVAYNLLYKGSNSKLYDFSKSSVQNALIYAPVTVEGPKSTLVKGYGYASNVLGALEKLALQTNLKITNPSGAYVTGIGNIPAGSYGGYDGWMYAVSRNGQWINPDVGMSDFALKDSDQVLVYYAGDDTKLVDSVTVSKPSPKEGDSFTIVVTSKTWKWDAVTNTSSPVTAKASGVQVQIGNRIVTTNAKGEALFSGNVPAGDYKLTVTGYRDGKAPSIAKYTQDLKVIPKNVTASLTVEGPQRLIGEGTLKASNALEALQQLGSSNDFKVDITKSSYGNFVSGIHGITQGLYDGWWSFVVWRSGEWIYPSVGMDAFELQESDRVLVYYAGETTQVVDTAVVSSAQPKPGEAFTVTVSQKKWVWNKDTFTSDPVTSPAAGVQVSIGDKKAITNAKGVAAFDEGLPANTYTIVVTGYAKDSVPSVARYTQSLNIASDVIAPAKATATLSVIGNSKKGTILNSTTVSLKEGETAYSLLSSQLGDKVVTSGNAGSKYVKSIDGLAEFDGGPSSGWKYKTNRDSDPSISADSYILENGDTVYWYYSSGE
- a CDS encoding methyl-accepting chemotaxis protein; the protein is MKNMKVKYKIGILLVFSVVMLNIVGVTGFITMDKMTQKTKETYNENLLPISYVGQMRTNNRAIEAFLLERLISVDANKNKDLLESIKGKVQENNDLLNKLKTVQYNDSAILSKIKEYESSLTDYRAQRDSIIQIADSKGRQEAFQVFTGDFSISREKMINMLKGISDSLLKGAGDYNLESTATAERMKTKSLVLISFSWIICIVLSVAIIRLITKPLKELQGLMKRAEDGDLTVTATYTAKDEIGQINNSFNNMLESLRKMMQGIAESAELLSASSQEMSASAEQTSLASQMIAESSGEIAAGFDEQTESINRTSQSIQAMTNNISAVESSSFEMSDLMGVASGSTDRGVIAVDNIIEQMKEIDSGVSQSQEIISNLGQLSQDINTIITTINGIATQTNLLALNASIEAARAGEHGRGFAVVAGEIRGLAEATRNSSLKVTDIITHIQKQTEKAVESMASGSELVSNGVAQSQLVSQAFHEIQSSIKEATLQTEEIREAVAHVSLESQGVAAAMEQVNAISNRGAVGVQDTSAASQQQLSAMEEMSASAQYLAVLAEDLQKTLARFRL
- the qoxD gene encoding cytochrome aa3 quinol oxidase subunit IV; the protein is MKQLFPIRHVMGFLASLVLSVAALAVIYLDLSNTANMAILLVTALIQASLQLFLFMHIGESADTKKELYINIAYALFVGLVTIFGTLFIFVWGWYA